The stretch of DNA ACCTGCACGAGGTTGCCGGAGGCGACACCCGGGGAGGCGGTCGCCGCACCGTGGGCTCCGGCGTCCGCGAATGCCGCGCCCGCGGGGGCGGCGACGGCGAAACCGGCGGCGAGGACGGTGAGTGCGGCCTTCTTGGCGATCTTCATGGGTTACTCCTCCTGTGGTGCGTCACGACCCCGGCCCCGGGGTCGCATGTGGAGAACGCGGGGATCCCTCGGACGGCACGGCCCGGTGCGATGATGCGCTCTTTCGAGGCAATCGGGTGACGGAGCGGTACGCGATGTTGACGGCGTTCTCCGCTCCGAGCCTCGGGCGCGAGGAAAAGAGACGGCCCCTGGCTGCTGCCCGCGGGCCGGTGGTCACGAGGGGACCGGAACGCTCGTCAGTGGTTGAGACCGAGGTTGCCGAAGGCGGGGTTCAGTACACCGATGACGTTCACGGTGTTGCCGACGGCGTTCACCGGGACGTTCACCGGGACCTGGGCCAGGTTGCCCGAGCCGACGCCGGGCGAGTGGGTGGCCGCACCGGTCGCGTGCGCGCCGTCGGTGGCCGAGGCCATCCCGGCACCGGCGGCGACGAGTCCACCGGCCATCATCGTGACGGCTGCGGCCTTCTTCAGGTTCTTCACTTTCGGAATCCTCCCAGCGGTCGCCGCGACCAGCCGCCGCGGCGTGCCCTGGAGAACGCCCGCCTGCCGGGAAGGTTGCGCCATTCGGGCGACATCCACACGACGGTATGAATCTCATCCCGGAACGTGACCGTCCGCGATGACCGTTCCACGGAACGCGACCCCGGTCAGCCGCCCGCCCCGTGCCGTACGGCCCACAGGGCGGCCTGGGTGCGGTCGGAGAGGTCCAGTTTCATCAGGATGTTCGACACATGGGTCTTGACCGTCTTCTCCGAGAGGACCAGCGCGCGGGCGATCTCCCTGTTGGAGCGCCCGTCGGCGATCAGGCCGAGCACTTCGGTCTCCCGCTCGGTGAGCTGGCCGCCCCTCCCCTGACCCGTACCACCCTCCTGGGAGAGCAGGACACCCGCGACCTCCGGCTGGAGCAGGACGTGCCCCGCGTGGACGGAGCGGATGGCGCCGGCCAGCGCGTCGGGGTCGACGTCCTTGTACACGTAGCCCGTGGCGCCCGCGCGCAGGGCGGGGATGACCGTGCGCTGCTCCGTGAAGCTGGTGACGATCAGTACGCGGGCCGGATTCTCCAGCTCGCGCAGGGTGCGCAGGGCCTCGACACCGTCCATGCCCGGCATCTTGATGTCCATCAGGACGACGTCCGGCTTCAGCTCCTGCGCGCCCGCGACGCCCTCGGCCCCGTCCGACGCCTCACCGACCACCTCGATGTCGTCCTGCACTTCGAGGAAGGTACGCAGCCCCCTCCTGACCACCTGGTGGTCGTCGACGAGCAGCACCCTGATGCGCTTGGCCCCCACGGGCCCGTCCGCCGGTTCCCTCTGCTCAGCCACCGGGGACCTCCATCTCGATCGTGGTGCCCCTGCCGGGCCCCGATTCCACGGTGAGCGCTCCGCCCACCCCGCTCGCCCTGTCCCGCATCGACACGAGGCCGAGGTGGCGCCCCGCCCTGCGTACGGCCCGGGGATCGAAACCGGAGCCGTCGTCCCCGACCCGGAGGACGGCTCCGCCGCCCCGCCGGTGGAGTGCGACGTCCACGTGGGCGGCTCCGGAGTGGCGCAGGGCGTTGTGCAGGGCCTCCTGGCAGACCCGTAGCAGCGCCTCCTCCTGGGCGGCGGGCAGGGCGCGGATGCCGCCGCCCGAGAAGGTGACCCGAGCGGAGTGGGCCCGGTCCAGGACTCTGATCTGGGTACGCAGGGTCGCCACGAGGCCGTCGTCGTCCAGGGCGGCCGGGCGCAGCTCGACCACCGCTGCCCGCAGCTCGTCGACGGCCTCGGCGGCGAGGGCCGCCACCTGCTTGAGTTCGCCCTTGGCGCGCGCCGGGTCCCTGTCGACCAGCGCGGAGGCGGCCTGTGCGGTCAGCCGCAGCGAGAAGAGCTTCTGGCTGACCGCGTCGTGCAGCTCATGGGCGAGGCGGGAGCGTTCCTCGGCGATGGTCAGCTCGCGGCTGCGCTCGTAGAGCCTGGCGTTGGTGAGGGCGATGGCCGCGTGCTGGGCGAGGATCATGAGCAGTTCCTCGTCCTCGGCGGTGAAGCCGCAGACCCCTTCCCGCTTCGCGTCCTTCTTATTGGCGAGGAAGAGGGCGGCGATGGTCTCGTCGCCGTAGCGCACGGGCATCCCGAGGAAGTCGGACATGTCCGGGTGGGCCTGCGGCCAGCGCTGGAAACGGGGGTCCTCGCGGACGTCGGCGAGCCGCTCGATCCTCCCCTCGTGGAGCATCGCGGCCAGGATGCCGTGCTGGCGTGGCAGGGGGCCGATGGCCTTCCACTGTTCGTCGCTGACGCCGTCCACCACGAACTGGGCGAAGCCACCGTGGTCGTCGGGGACGCCGAGCGCCGCGTATTCGGCGTCGAGCAGTTCGCGGGCG from Streptomyces tsukubensis encodes:
- a CDS encoding response regulator — encoded protein: MAEQREPADGPVGAKRIRVLLVDDHQVVRRGLRTFLEVQDDIEVVGEASDGAEGVAGAQELKPDVVLMDIKMPGMDGVEALRTLRELENPARVLIVTSFTEQRTVIPALRAGATGYVYKDVDPDALAGAIRSVHAGHVLLQPEVAGVLLSQEGGTGQGRGGQLTERETEVLGLIADGRSNREIARALVLSEKTVKTHVSNILMKLDLSDRTQAALWAVRHGAGG
- a CDS encoding GAF domain-containing sensor histidine kinase, with translation MTQGPQAGLYAVSSALLAMSRQLEMRDVLKTIVASARELLDAEYAALGVPDDHGGFAQFVVDGVSDEQWKAIGPLPRQHGILAAMLHEGRIERLADVREDPRFQRWPQAHPDMSDFLGMPVRYGDETIAALFLANKKDAKREGVCGFTAEDEELLMILAQHAAIALTNARLYERSRELTIAEERSRLAHELHDAVSQKLFSLRLTAQAASALVDRDPARAKGELKQVAALAAEAVDELRAAVVELRPAALDDDGLVATLRTQIRVLDRAHSARVTFSGGGIRALPAAQEEALLRVCQEALHNALRHSGAAHVDVALHRRGGGAVLRVGDDGSGFDPRAVRRAGRHLGLVSMRDRASGVGGALTVESGPGRGTTIEMEVPGG
- a CDS encoding chaplin; its protein translation is MKIAKKAALTVLAAGFAVAAPAGAAFADAGAHGAATASPGVASGNLVQVPVNVPVNVTGNSVNVIGVLNPAFGNASVNH
- a CDS encoding chaplin, with protein sequence MKNLKKAAAVTMMAGGLVAAGAGMASATDGAHATGAATHSPGVGSGNLAQVPVNVPVNAVGNTVNVIGVLNPAFGNLGLNH